The following are from one region of the Carassius auratus strain Wakin unplaced genomic scaffold, ASM336829v1 scaf_tig00031532, whole genome shotgun sequence genome:
- the LOC113080522 gene encoding tumor necrosis factor receptor superfamily member 14-like, protein MSILYNLSKLLPLLFVNIVLCMAACNNAEYEINGWCCPMCDPGKRVYKHCDEFRSTTCDSCPMSTYTNIPNGFIECVPCSVCDQSNGLRVKQACTVTSDTVCGPLPGYYCIDSSYNCKRAKKHSSCSPGQYIKQTGTEFRDTVCDHCPAGSYSDGTLCKLHTDCESLHKTTIREGTDTTDAECRDRASLLTVILYLSSSCLHCPRAE, encoded by the exons atgtctatattatataatctatCAAAACTGCTTCCTCTCCTCTTCGTGAACATTGTGCTTTGTATGGCAGCATGTAATAATGCAGAATATGAAATCAATGGATGGTGTTGTCCAATGTGTGATCCAG GAAAGCGAGTTTATAAACACTGTGATGAGTTCAGAAGCACAACATGTGATTCATGTCCCATGAGCACTTACACTAATATTCCTAATGGATTCATAGAGTGTGTGCCCTGTTCTGTGTGTGATCAGA GTAATGGGCTGAGAGTAAAGCAGGCATGTACAGTAACATCAGACACAGTGTGTGGACCTCTTCCTGGTTATTACTGTATAGACTCGTCATATAACTGTAAAAGAGCCAAGAAACATTCATCCTGCTCACCTGGACAATACATCAAGCAAACCG GAACAGAGTTCAGAGATACAGTGTGTGATCACTGTCCTGCTGGTTCATATTCAGATGGGACACTCTGCAAATTACATACAGA CTGTGAATCTCTACACAAGACAACAATCAGAGAAGGAACAGATACGACTGATGCTGAGTGCAGAGATAGAGCATCTTTACTGACagtgattctgt
- the LOC113080521 gene encoding uncharacterized protein LOC113080521 isoform X2 produces the protein MIARVLEQQSAISFVLSADRKARHLVPTWQDVEVLEAVNNSLSPLAEFTDALSGEQYVSVSYVKPVLHLFNNKILAEKEGETELSKCIKKKILDYLNNKYDDPLTQELLDMASAIDPRFKLKYVNENRVEAVKTRLRAEMASISTTVKPQPSVTVREEADDQNAPALKKTKKTLGSFFKVDEDQRPASPSLNLQGMAITAELQSYFLSAAVDSEEDPLVWWKEHAKQFPALSKLAQKYLCIPATSSPISIQHWRKHCELFACIPKA, from the exons ATGATCGCCAGGGTATTGGAACAACAGAGTGCCATTTCTTTTGTTCTCTCCGCGGACAGAAAAGCCAGACACCTTGTCCCCACATGGCAGGATGTAGAGGTCCTTGAAGCGGTCAACAACTCCCTTTCTCCACTTGCTGAATTCACGGATGCTCTTTCAGGAGAGCAATATGTAAGTGTGTCATATGTGAAGCCTGTTCTTCATTTGTTCAACAATAAAATCTTGgcagagaaagagggagaaacAGAACTGTCAAAATGCATCAAGAAAAAGATCCTGGACTACCTGAATAATAAGTATGATGATCCACTGACTCAAGAATTGCTTGACATGGCTTCTGCAATTGATCCCAGATTCAAGCTCAAGTACGTCAATGAGAACAGAGTTGAAGCTGTCAAGACTCGTTTGAGAGCTGAAATGGCATCAATATCTACTACAGTCAAG cCTCAACCATCGGTGACTGTTAGAGAGGAAGCAGATGACCAAAATGCTCCAGCTCTAAAGAAGACCAAAAAAACACTGGGCAGCTTCTTTAAAGTAGATGAGGACCAGAGGCCAGCATCGCCATCTCTCAATCTCCAAGGCATGGCCATTACTGCAGAGCTACAGTCTTATTTTCTATCTGCTGCTGTTGATAGTGAGGAGGATCCTTTGGTCTGGTGGAAGGAACATGCAAAACAATTCCCAGCACTATCCAAGTTGGCACAAAAGTATTTGTGCATTCCTGCCACAAGCTCTCCCATAAGTATTCAGCACTGGAGGAAACATTGTGAATTGTTTGCGTGCATCCCTAAAGCCTGA
- the LOC113080521 gene encoding zinc finger BED domain-containing protein 4-like isoform X1 produces MLGAWDLKEEQQVCVTTDNAANIVNAIAINKWSRLQCFGHRLHLAIEHSLKDGRIDRALNVCKKVVGCFSYSWRRRRELSEAQKELKLPQHKLKTECPTRWGSKQAMIARVLEQQSAISFVLSADRKARHLVPTWQDVEVLEAVNNSLSPLAEFTDALSGEQYVSVSYVKPVLHLFNNKILAEKEGETELSKCIKKKILDYLNNKYDDPLTQELLDMASAIDPRFKLKYVNENRVEAVKTRLRAEMASISTTVKPQPSVTVREEADDQNAPALKKTKKTLGSFFKVDEDQRPASPSLNLQGMAITAELQSYFLSAAVDSEEDPLVWWKEHAKQFPALSKLAQKYLCIPATSSPISIQHWRKHCELFACIPKA; encoded by the exons ATGCTGGGTGCCTGGGATTTAAAGGAGGAGCAACAAGTCTGTGTCACAACAGACAACGCAGCAAATATAGTGAACGCTATTGCTATCAATAAGTGGAGCAGACTTCAGTGTTTTGGACACAGGCTGCACCTAGCAATTG aacaTTCTTTGAAAGATGGACGGATTGACCGTGCACTAAATGTCTGCAAAAAGGTGGTAGGGTGCTTCTCCTATAGCTGGAGACGAAGGAGGGAGTTGTCCGAGGCCCAGAAAGAGCTCAAGTTACCTCAACACAAGCTAAAGACTGAGTGTCCGACAAGATGGGGCTCAAAACAAGCAATGATCGCCAGGGTATTGGAACAACAGAGTGCCATTTCTTTTGTTCTCTCCGCGGACAGAAAAGCCAGACACCTTGTCCCCACATGGCAGGATGTAGAGGTCCTTGAAGCGGTCAACAACTCCCTTTCTCCACTTGCTGAATTCACGGATGCTCTTTCAGGAGAGCAATATGTAAGTGTGTCATATGTGAAGCCTGTTCTTCATTTGTTCAACAATAAAATCTTGgcagagaaagagggagaaacAGAACTGTCAAAATGCATCAAGAAAAAGATCCTGGACTACCTGAATAATAAGTATGATGATCCACTGACTCAAGAATTGCTTGACATGGCTTCTGCAATTGATCCCAGATTCAAGCTCAAGTACGTCAATGAGAACAGAGTTGAAGCTGTCAAGACTCGTTTGAGAGCTGAAATGGCATCAATATCTACTACAGTCAAG cCTCAACCATCGGTGACTGTTAGAGAGGAAGCAGATGACCAAAATGCTCCAGCTCTAAAGAAGACCAAAAAAACACTGGGCAGCTTCTTTAAAGTAGATGAGGACCAGAGGCCAGCATCGCCATCTCTCAATCTCCAAGGCATGGCCATTACTGCAGAGCTACAGTCTTATTTTCTATCTGCTGCTGTTGATAGTGAGGAGGATCCTTTGGTCTGGTGGAAGGAACATGCAAAACAATTCCCAGCACTATCCAAGTTGGCACAAAAGTATTTGTGCATTCCTGCCACAAGCTCTCCCATAAGTATTCAGCACTGGAGGAAACATTGTGAATTGTTTGCGTGCATCCCTAAAGCCTGA
- the LOC113080519 gene encoding zinc finger BED domain-containing protein 4-like, which translates to MVVKDLQPFTIVEDEGFMAFVNKLDPSYVLPSRKALKTMVTERYNISKEKTMEDLKKADFVSLTADMWSSINMDGYLGVTCHYITPEAKLATVVLGVRRFYQTHTAQHLMEAKALLMAEWGITTKVQCMVTDNASNMILSAQLLNLRHVPCFAHNLNLIVKKALDQTPLINEIRQKARKIVGLFRSSCKAKDKLVEMQGLMGRPALKLMQEVDTRWNSTYDMLQRLYEQREPVGAALSNLNSDTAPLTSFEYNIIQESLSLLQPFKLATTELSEEQRVSASKLIPLYRMLQHKLSQKKGQSAQESTAQLGRPQ; encoded by the coding sequence ATGGTGGTAAAGGATTTGCAGCCCTTCACTATCGTGGAGGATGAGGGTTTCATGGCTTTTGTGAACAAACTTGATCCAAGCTATGTCCTCCCATCCCGGAAGGCACTTAAAACGATGGTAACCGAAAGGTACAACATTTCTAAGGAGAAGACAATGGAGGACctaaaaaaggcagattttgtTAGCCTTACAGCTGACATGTGGTCCTCCATTAATATGGACGGATACCTTGGTGTTACTTGCCACTACATAACACCAGAGGCAAAGCTGGCAACTGTTGTACTGGGTGTAAGGAGgttttaccaaacacacacagcccagCATCTCATGGAGGCTAAAGCTTTGCTAATGGCTGAGTGGGGAATAACCACCAAAGTTCAGTGTATGGTGACTGATAATGCATCCAACATGATCTTAAGTGCCCAGCTACTGAACCTTCGGCATGTCCCATGTTTTGcccacaatttaaatttaattgtaaaaaaggccctagATCAAACCCCACTCATCAATGAAATACGACAGAAAGCCAGAAAGATAGTGGGGTTATTTAGATCCAGCTGCAAAGCAAAGGACAAGCTTGTGGAGATGCAGGGCTTGATGGGCAGACCAGCTCTGAAACTGATgcaggaggtggacacaagatgGAACAGCACTTACGACATGTTGCAGCGCTTGTATGAGCAACGAGAGCCAGTGGGTGCAGCGCTATCAAATTTAAACAGTGATACTGCTCCGCTGACAAGTTTTGAGTATAACATTATACAAGAATCGTTGTCACTACTGCAGCCTTTCAAACTCGCAACGACAGAGTTGTCAGAGGAACAGAGAGTGTCTGCTTCAAAGCTCATACCACTTTACAGGATGTTGCAGCACAAGCTATCGCAGAAAAAAGGCCAATCAGCACAGGAATCAACTGCACAATTAGGTAGGCCACAATGA
- the LOC113080520 gene encoding sentrin-specific protease 5-like translates to MNGPWKINKTKNIPPQREGLDCGLFMLMYALYIALDWTFDFSQDDIPQLRRWFALHVTSKVVRVHHHQTASKYGNCDGSR, encoded by the exons ATGAATGGCCCATGGAAGATCAATAAAACCAAG aaTATTCCACCCCAGAGAGAGGGACTGGATTGTGGTCTGTTCATGCTGATG TATGCACTCTATATAGCCCTGGACTGGACATTTGACTTTAGCCAG GATGACATCCCTCAGCTCCGAAGGTGGTTTGCTCTTCATGTCACATCCAAG GTTGTCAGAGTCCACCATCACCAAACAGCCAGCAAGTACGGAAACTGTGATGGGTCAAGATGA